TCAATGCTCCCAGGGAAACTCCTAGGCAAAGACTCCATGGGAGTATGGACTTGATCTTCAAATGAATCATTGATAGATGGAGACTGAAGTCgcttccaggtgccaggttcaaaaCTCACAGCTAGCATAAAATCTCACCTTCCTGGACTCACTCGTTTAAGAAATGTAGCATGCCCTCCTTTTCTAAGCATGCCCCAAGCTGAGGTCATGTTTGACTTCCAGGCATGCCAGAAGGGAAACACGCGTGCGTGTGTCCTTCTTAGACCTATGGCCCTGGCCTCGATTGGGTTCCAGTTCCGGGATGGTCCAGATGgccgaggagaggaggaggtcacgtttgtcctgacaaggctttagctccatcagacttcagggagggcacccacagcctggtgcccatggtgcctccagaggccctgtggagctTGGCAACAGTCGTGGCGACAATGCGGTGGGGCCCACAGGACAGGGGAACATGCTCCCTTTGGGATCCCAAGTGATGGACAATGCTTCGAGCCTTGGCCTCCCTCCTGACCACGCTGAGTGTtccttgtctctcctccttcctggtcatgctggcttggcaccactggaggagaagcctgaatgggggtgtggGAAATGATGCCTTCCTGCCCCTAAATCGGAGGCCCTGGTGAGCATTGCAGCATGTCGAGCAGAGCCTGAAATTCTTCTCCGCTGAGAAGTTCTTCCGGTGTTCCTGGAGGCTCCTCTGCCTGCAGATCCCCATTCAGAAAAGGTTGTGCCTTTTCCTGAACCTCTGCATCTGCGAGGAGTTCATCTAAGGGGctggaggtttctgcagagcGCTGGTGCTGTTGGCCTGGCGCAGGAGCGGGCTCTTTGGCCGACAACACCTGCTGCTGCCACacgtgtgtgtcagtgtgcgcaggCTGCAGAACTGCCCTTTCCTGAGGCTCCTCTCTGGCCGTGACAACCTGAGGCCCCTCGCCCCACTGCTGCATAGCGTGGGATGTGCCTGGCTGAGCCAGATCCTGCAACTGTTGCTTAGGATTGTCAGGGTCAGGCTGAGGGGAGTCTTGGAAGGGCAGCGCTGCCATGCCAGTGTGCTCATTGTGCTCCTGGCATATTCCTCGgtatgggggcaggagaggagggtgagtaggcgggagagcccctcccagagttggtcTGGTTGACCAGTGGCACGCAAGTGTCCCAGGAGGGTGAGTGTTCTCCTTTCCCTGCACAGGCTGCGTGGGCAGGACCACCAGGGGCCCCGGGGACTGGcccacagaggcagcaggagaaaaccaaggaaggaagcacgtcgggcagagaggaggagctgctATAGCAAGCGATTGGATGCTCCTGAGAGGattgcaggcagggagaggaggtgagctgCTGGGGACAGTGGACAGGTTGCTTTGGTCCTGCAGAGCAGCCAGAGGAGGCCTGGCATTGGGGCCTTGCATCAAGGCTTTCACGGGTCCactcctggtctgctctgggtgCCGAGCTCTTCGGTTCTGAAACCatacctgggacagaaaaagagagacatggacatcAGAAGAAGTAAGGGATTCCAGCTCTATCTGCCCCCCGATCTGTCAGGCAGTGGGCAAAGTCCGTGAGGCCTAATCTCAAGGGGATTCTATCTATACCTTTCACCTGGTCCTTGCAAACTAGGTGCCCGTTCAGGGCAACTGCTGACATCTGCCTAACAGTGTGGATCCCACCTTGATTTTCTAGAATGGCAGGCCCTTCACACCCTGCTCCCtagctctcttgccctctcactCCCTGGGAGTCCATGCCTTCGTATCACCCACCTTATGAGCCTTGAGGTAAATTCTTAAGaggcccccctccccttccttaccCAGAAGACTCCAAGTTGTCAGCTCTACAGGCCTTCCTCAAAACCAAGCTATCCCCTGTCTGCCAATGGCTGTGATGCAAATGAAGTCACCTTCTCTGGCTCAGATGCCTTTGCTGGTTCAGGCCTGGGTTGAAACCCATGCCTCCAGCACACATCTCCACTTGACACGTCTACAAGCCAATCAATTGTGGAGGGAGGTCCAGACACAGGCAGCCACCGAATCCAGGTGAACAACACCTGGGTCTAGAATGGGCCCTCGATTTCCATGGCTGCCTCAGAAAAGGAGCTCTCCCGAAGTGGTTCAGTTTCCtccccatccatggagaacggagGCAAGAACACAGGGCCTTGTCAGCCCGTTGAAGCAGAGCCACAGGTTCTTGGATCCAAGTGAGAGTGTTTCAGAGGCTCTGTCTCGAAACAACTACGAACCTGCTTCCTAGTTTATGTACCCcaaaccactgtctccatgacttAGGGAGAGCAAGAGTTCACAACCAACCGTgaaggtgcccccacccccagccaggatAAGGCCAATGACCCTAGATGATTAGCTTATCttcaggggggagggggcagaagggagggggaaagggctaGAGTCGCGTGGTTGGCCGGGTCCCTACGGGCTCCTAGGGCCTCGAGGCCCAAGACACTGAGCAACGTGCCACCacccacaggacagctcccccccTCACCACAAAGAAATCTCTGGGCCCAGATGCCAGCACTGCTAAGCTTGAGAAGCCCTGACAGACAGGGTTTTCTCAAAATAGCTAGCGGCCTTCACGGTTTCCCACTTTTGTCCTGCCACTGCTTTTACATGCATGGGCACAACCACCAATTGGATTTGGAAATTCCTCCTTCGGGTGGACTCTCACTCGCCAGGCCAGGGCTTTCCACACCATGTCTTGGCCCTGGATCAGCGGGATGACCCCAAAGAGCCCACTTTTAGCCGGCAGCAACTAAACGGCCAAGACCCCTTCCACGTGGGACAAACCGTGTGTCACACACTGAGAACTTACCTGAATTCTCGACTCTGGGATGCCTGTTAGTCTGGCCAGTTCTTCCCTGGCAGCAATGCCGGGAAATCGGTTCTTCTCGAAGTTTTGAACGAGGATCCTGGTTTGCGATGGAGTGATGCGTGTCCgctgtctcctgccttcttttgggtggcattctaaaggggaacaaaggaagaaaagaggcattttaggcggatggcacattcaacgtgaaacagaaattggtgtgtgtgtgtctgtgtgtttgtgtgggcacgtgtatctacatctatatcttaTTTCCCACCACCTTTCCTCCCACTGAGTCCTCTGAGACAGTCATTGACCAGTGCTACGTAGCCCTTGGAGAAAACCCCCGaggtgatgggagaagaggaatctGCACTTCCTAGCAGTTTTGGGAGCAGAGGGTTCAAACCCTTCCTGGCCAAGAAACAGCCCGCTGGCCAAAGAGGGGCACGGTGCTCCTATCTGGAACACTGAGGGAGCCGGAAGAAGATATCTTTGGCTCTTCTCCTAAGCGCTCCTTGCCAAACATTTGGCAACCCCCTGCAGTGAGTTTTGCTTGGGAAGGAGATCC
This genomic stretch from Diceros bicornis minor isolate mBicDic1 chromosome 6, mDicBic1.mat.cur, whole genome shotgun sequence harbors:
- the LOC131406871 gene encoding double homeobox protein 4-like protein 4 produces the protein MDSSSSLSGRHPRGSRRRRTVLNPSQRDALQALFQQNPYPGIATRERLAQEIDIPEARVQIWFQNQRRRHLRQGRLGSRDSAGEGHPKEGRRQRTRITPSQTRILVQNFEKNRFPGIAAREELARLTGIPESRIQVWFQNRRARHPEQTRSGPVKALMQGPNARPPLAALQDQRICQEHNEHTGMAALPFQDSPQPDPDNPKQQLQDLAQPGTSHAMQQWGEGPQVVTAREEPQERAVLQPAHTDTHVWQQQVLSAKEPAPAPGQQHQRSAETSSPLDELLADAEVQEKAQPFLNGDLQAEEPPGTPEELLSGEEFQALLDMLQCSPGPPI